The segment TTTTGGCTTTCATATTATTGAAGTAAGCCCCGGCCACTATTCCACAGAGTTTCATATGCACTACCACGAGGATGAGTGTGTCTATATTCTTGAGGGGGAGGCAGAGGCAACAATCGGCGATGAAAAATACAAAGTATTCCCAGGAGACTTCATTGGTTATCGTGCCGGTGGTAAGCCCCACGAACTTTACAACAATGGTAGCATTCCTCTCAAGTGTATTGTTGTAGGCCAGCGTTTAGCTCATGATGTCGGGGACTATCCAAATTTAGGAAAACG is part of the Gammaproteobacteria bacterium genome and harbors:
- a CDS encoding cupin domain-containing protein, with the translated sequence MERYIVTRNEIDEHEGIKKTHFLNNNAQRTNKSLGDLTGLSGFGFHIIEVSPGHYSTEFHMHYHEDECVYILEGEAEATIGDEKYKVFPGDFIGYRAGGKPHELYNNGSIPLKCIVVGQRLAHDVGDYPNLGKRIYRQKDMPWNLVDIENIHEPVAGKKS